In Prosthecobacter dejongeii, a genomic segment contains:
- a CDS encoding glycoside hydrolase family 75 protein, whose amino-acid sequence MIKRPDPSLTPMDQRGPSPWQSQQPPQGSALAKLIRLLLLVIIATLLVLPFTPFAGKIKTALKEIVAAAQKERVITREVERRIEVPREVVKEVVKEIVREVEVPAPPAPLPENFIPRKDVDVSSFYNGITIKTNLITEQGTYASLERKDPEAYKAEFQLSIRVPKASQTLPELSRINPQLPTLLPGLSTMLPTAKVSGFYHKLYENKTNGIQRDITRLNRILDRHNFFDCETILELTHPQTSRRALLVQSEMDVVADGSDGDRMPTLDEYIFMSDYYQPFTSYAWAKKTTTPNPLLARWEERLKKAKDQFNVKGLSADRNRELKATITQLGLEVAEMKARSSLIAEKDPFIVISLLFRPYATTNKHTPSIGDYAVVIHEAKMYPAICGDYGPSHKMGEASLRLAKTVNPSATPYRRPESDLKVTYLIFPGTAEKPNTPPNLGHWHQKCTTYLQELGSPDAAQTLHQWEDLFKKPEPPPAVATPPAAGTPPASSGTPAPAPSPSSPSPVPGSPPPATPSSGTSTPPTPAAPTTPKP is encoded by the coding sequence ATGATCAAGCGTCCAGACCCCTCCCTCACCCCCATGGACCAGCGCGGTCCCAGCCCCTGGCAGTCCCAGCAGCCCCCCCAGGGCAGCGCCTTGGCCAAGCTCATCCGCCTCCTCCTCCTCGTCATCATCGCCACCCTCCTCGTCCTCCCCTTCACCCCCTTCGCAGGCAAGATCAAAACCGCCCTCAAAGAGATCGTCGCCGCCGCTCAAAAAGAGCGCGTCATCACCCGCGAAGTCGAGCGCCGCATCGAGGTTCCTCGCGAGGTCGTCAAGGAAGTCGTCAAAGAAATCGTCCGCGAGGTCGAGGTCCCCGCTCCCCCAGCCCCCCTCCCAGAAAACTTCATTCCGCGCAAAGACGTGGACGTCTCCAGCTTCTACAACGGCATCACCATCAAGACCAACTTGATCACCGAACAGGGCACCTACGCCAGCCTCGAGCGCAAAGACCCCGAAGCCTACAAGGCCGAATTCCAGCTCTCCATCCGCGTCCCCAAAGCCAGCCAAACCCTCCCCGAGCTCTCCCGCATCAATCCCCAGCTCCCCACCTTGCTCCCCGGCCTCAGCACCATGCTCCCCACCGCCAAGGTCTCCGGCTTCTACCACAAACTCTACGAAAACAAAACCAACGGCATCCAGCGCGACATCACCCGCCTCAATCGCATCCTCGATCGCCACAACTTCTTCGACTGCGAGACCATCCTCGAGCTCACCCACCCTCAGACCTCCCGCAGGGCCCTCCTCGTTCAGTCTGAAATGGACGTCGTTGCCGATGGCTCCGATGGCGACCGCATGCCCACCCTCGATGAATACATCTTCATGTCGGACTACTACCAGCCCTTCACCAGCTACGCCTGGGCGAAAAAAACCACCACGCCAAATCCCCTCCTCGCCCGCTGGGAAGAGCGCCTCAAAAAAGCCAAAGACCAATTCAACGTCAAAGGCCTCAGTGCCGACCGCAACCGCGAGCTCAAAGCCACCATCACCCAGCTCGGCCTCGAAGTCGCCGAAATGAAAGCCCGCAGCAGCCTCATCGCCGAAAAAGATCCCTTCATCGTCATCTCCCTCCTCTTCCGTCCCTACGCCACCACCAACAAGCACACCCCCAGCATCGGCGACTACGCCGTCGTCATCCACGAAGCCAAAATGTACCCCGCCATCTGTGGCGACTACGGCCCCAGCCACAAAATGGGCGAAGCCTCCCTCCGCCTCGCCAAGACCGTCAATCCCAGCGCCACCCCCTACCGTCGGCCAGAGAGCGACCTCAAAGTCACCTACCTCATCTTTCCCGGCACTGCGGAAAAGCCCAATACCCCGCCCAATCTCGGCCACTGGCACCAGAAATGCACCACCTACCTCCAGGAACTCGGCAGCCCAGACGCCGCCCAGACCCTCCACCAGTGGGAAGACCTCTTCAAAAAGCCCGAGCCCCCACCCGCCGTCGCCACACCTCCAGCCGCAGGCACACCCCCAGCCAGCAGCGGAACCCCAGCCCCCGCACCCTCTCCCTCATCCCCGTCTCCCGTGCCTGGCAGCCCCCCACCAGCCACCCCCTCATCAGGCACCTCCACACCTCCCACTCCCGCAGCCCCCACCACCCCCAAGCCCTAA